One segment of Pleuronectes platessa chromosome 21, fPlePla1.1, whole genome shotgun sequence DNA contains the following:
- the anks3 gene encoding ankyrin repeat and SAM domain-containing protein 3 codes for MSELSDEASESEQLGVSLSLWLGESLVRPEELDVPLDLHTACSIGQYDVVAEGIKKREVNLDGKNIGGWTPLMYAAYIGHDNIANLLLEAGVNVNATTDKGLTPLMLAASCGNESIAYFLLQHGAQLELRDSLGWTALLHCTSTGHQQMVKFLLDNNADANVKEPGSGFTPLMEAAASGHEIILQYLLDHKVKVDDRNAKGETARALAMMYGYTKIVSLIDSRSPRSKPGHFEDLSSSEDSDSAPPRIRPSRNRAKGISIHDGPQAIAKFRVGGPSKPCEPPAVPPGYVTFRDIGEQTEGLCYRDVTSPINELDGQSNSSRDDSPFFDNDMPTMRSSSSSSEGLPHVIGLKWEGSVESNEDSDQCKKSSSRRVNKGYHSKGKRHGISEAAQSSAAGNCGIRPHVVPPPSYSGPKDLAEFLEQIGFSKYLPLLVEQDIDLRIFLTLTENDLKEIGITLFGPKRKMTSGIARWHSSARPPSDALEQAYADQLEAEMQEMAIQLHKHCEEAESLQSQVSQEKELRTVMEGCLMEDKMAWRRVHTELVENHRLTQDMSATLAKARTCCADLLSCFTTDGNGSAYTGVEDKAKDDVSVKAADSLKCSSVVELIKKLDSYEDQLEGTLKTVQQSLRRLSAPEKVSDSWERP; via the exons ATGTCTGAGCTGAGCGACGAGGCCAGTGAGTCCGAGCAGCTGGGGGTCAGCCTCTCCCTGTGGCTGGGAGAGTCCCTGGTGCGACCCGAGGAGCTGGACGTGCCCCTGGACCTCCACACCGCCTGCTCCATCGGCCAGTACGACGTGGTGGCAGAGGGCATCAAGAA ACGTGAGGTGAATCTGGACGGCAAGAACATTGGAGGATGGACGCCGCTCATGTATGCAGCGTACATCGGACACGACAACatcgcaaatctcctgctggaGGCGGGAGTGAACGTCAACGCCACCACGGACAAAGGTCTAACCCCACTGATGCTGGCAGCCAGCTGTGGCAATGAAAGCATCGCCTACTTCCTGCTTCAG CATGGTGCGCAGTTGGAGCTGAGGGACTCTCTGGGCTGGACGGCTCTGTTACATTGCACGAGCACCGGCCACCAGCAGATGGTCAAGTTCCTGCTGGACAACAATGCCGACGCCAATGTCAA GGAGCCAGGGTCTGGTTTCACTCCCCTGATGGAGGCTGCTGCTTCTGGACATGAAATCATACTTCAGTACCTGCTTGATCAC AAAGTTAAAGTAGATGACCGCAACGCTAAGGGAGAGACTGCCCGTGCCCTAGCCATGATGTACGGCTACACCAAGATCGTCAGCCTCATTGACTCACGTTCTCCCAGAAGCAAACCAG GACACTTTGAAGACCTGAGCTCCTCTGAAGACTCGGACAGTGCACCCCCGAGGATAAGGCCCAGTCGAAACCGAGCTAAAGGCATTAGCATCCACGATGGGCCCCAGGCCATCGCCAAGTTTCGAGTAGGAGGCCCCAGCAAACCGTGTG agCCTCCTGCTGTTCCACCAGGCTACGTGACCTTCCGTGATATTGGTGAACAGACTGAGGGCCTCTGCTACCGGGACGTTACCTCGCCTATCAATGAGCTGGATGGCcagagcaacagcagcagag ATGATAGTCCATTCTTTGACAATGACATGCCCACCATGaggagcagcagtagcagcagcgaAGGCCTGCCCCACGTGATCGGCCTGAAGTGGGAAGGCTCTGTGGAAAGCAACGAG GACTCCGACCAGTGCAAAAAGAGCAGCTCGCGTCGGGTAAATAAGGGATACCACTCAAAAGGCAAGAGACATGGAATCAGCGAGGCAGCTCAGTCCAGTGCTGCAGGGAACTGTGGGATCCGCCCTCATGTTGTCCCTCCACCTTCCTACTCCGGCCCAAAG GATCTGGCAGAATTTTTGGAGCAAATCGGCTTCTCAAAGTATCTACCGTTACTTGTGGAGCAAGACATTGATCTGAGGATATTTCTCACCCTAACTGAAAACGATCTCAAAGAAATAGGAATCAC ATTGTTTGGACCCAAGCGTAAGATGACCTCGGGTATTGCAAGGTGGCACAGCAGCGCTCGACCCCCCAGTGATGCTCTGGAACAGGCTTACGCCGACCAACTTGAGGCTGAGATGCAAGAGATGGCAATTCAACTACACAAG CACTGCGAGGAGGCCGAGAGCCTGCAGAGCCAGGTGTCTCAGGAGAAGGAGCTGCGCACTGTGATGGAGGGATGCCTGATGGAGGACAAGATGGCCTGGAGGAGGGTCCATACTGAGCTGGTGGAGAATCACCGGCTGACTCAGGACATGAGCGCCACACTAGCGAAGGCTAGGACCTGCTGTGCTGACCTGCTCTCCTGCTTTACCACTGATGGCAATGGCAGCGCTTATACTGGTGTGGAAGATAAAGCAAAGGATGATGTCAGTGTTAAAG CCGCGGACAGCCTGAAATGCTCCAGTGTTGTCGAGCTAATCAAGAAGCTGGATTCCTATGAAGATCAGCTCG AAGGGACCCTGAAAACAGTGCAGCAGAGCCTGAGGCGACTGAGTGCCCCTGAAAAAGTGTCCGACAGCTGGGAGCGGCCTTAA
- the c21h8orf33 gene encoding UPF0488 protein C8orf33 homolog produces MAEQRLQFIDIEPQSSGSAPTERTLWTRSDPPFKFNFLPDNAPALQENSSPHRAEPAPSQVSFTGGGSAFAFDFQIPAVTPVEDMETGETPGASSAGGQGGLQEEKPSSLQEVNSQSELQAKTKKKKKKSGPKKVLESKEAQQKPAEGSQGAGDTELSAEEQLNRQLDWCIEQLELGMRSPKGTPKQKDEASRALKTLRSSKAPLAKKRQVMRAMNGEYRKKMDEEKNKQFKLIQSEIASAQVKVVADSPKKSVFRQRAKDKTQTPTTEDGPQQAEALDTDRKAKTQEETAAFVFTPSKEEFRFDFL; encoded by the exons ATGGCCGAACAGAGGCTGCAGTTTATAG ATATTGAACCGCAGTCAAGCGGCTCCGCTCCGACTGAGAGAACCCTCTGGACTCGCAGCGACCCACCCTTCAAGTTCAACTTCCTCCCTGACAACGCTCCAGCACTTCAGGAGAACTCCTCACCACACAGGGCAGAGCCAGCACCGAGCCAGGTATCCTTCACCGGAGGGGGCTCTGCCTTTGCCTTTGACTTCCAAATCCCTGCTGTTACACCCGTAGAAGACATGGAGACAGGAGAGACCCCAGGTGCAAGTTCTGCAGGAGGCCAGGGCGGCCTCCAGGAGGAAAAGCCTTCCTCGCTGCAGGAGGTCAACTCTCAATCTGAGCTGCAAgccaaaacaaagaagaagaagaagaaatctggACCGAAAAAAGTCTTAGAAAGCAAGGAGGCACAACAGAAGCCAGCTGAAGGGAGTCAAGGAGCTGGAGACACAGAGCTG AGTGCAGAGGAGCAGCTGAACAGACAGCTGGACTGGTGCATCGAGCAGCTGGAGCTGGGAATGAGATCCCCAAAAGGAACACCGAAACAGA AGGACGAGGCCTCTCGGGCCCTGAAGACTCTGCGTAGCTCCAAAGCTCCCCTGGCCAAGAAGAGGCAGGTGATGAGGGCCATGAATGGAGAGTACAGGAAAAAAATGgacgaggagaagaacaagCAGTTCAAACTCATTCAGAGTG AAATTGCATCAGCTCAGGTCAAAGTTGTGGCAGATTCCCCGAAGAAGTCTGTGTTTCGCCAGAGGGCTAAAGACAAAACACAGACCCCCACCACAGAGGACGGCCCGCAGCAAGCTGAAGCCCTGGACACAGACCGGAAGGCAAAGACTCAGGAGGAGACAGCAGCTTTTGTCTTCACTCCCTCGAAGGAAGAGTTTCGCTttgattttctttga
- the h3f3d gene encoding H3 histone, family 3D — protein MARTKQTARKSTGGKAPRKQLATKAARKSAPSTGGVKKPHRYRPGTVALREIRRYQKSTELLIRKLPFQRLVREIAQDFKTDLRFQSAAIGALQEASEAYLVGLFEDTNLCAIHAKRVTIMPKDIQLARRIRGERA, from the exons ATGGCTCGTACCAAGCAGACCGCTCGTAAATCCACCGGAGGAAAGGCGCCGAGGAAGCAGCTGGCCACCAAGGCTGCCAGGAAAAGCGCGCCCTCCACCGGCGGAGTGAAGAAGCCCCACAGATACAG GCCCGGAACCGTCGCCCTGCGTGAGATCCGTCGTTACCAGAAGTCGACCGAGCTGCTTATCAggaagctgcccttccagcgtcTCGTCAGGGAAATCGCTCAGGATTTCAAGACAGACCTGCGTTTCCAGAGTGCGGCCATCGGTGCTCTGCAG GAAGCCAGCGAGGCCTACTTGGTGGGACTCTTCGAGGACACCAACTTGTGCGCCATCCACGCGAAGAGGGTCACCATCATGCCCAAGGACATTCAGCTGGCCAGGCGAATTAGAGGGGAGCGTGCATAA
- the LOC128426315 gene encoding protein ccsmst1, which translates to MSSAAGRVLSGVTRVFLSHSSGVRLNSVRSVALSSPRPAKTKTPTDEDEEVKNEPIKFSTSKASHRTWKVDRGLGSQYERPWWKVLPVSLVLTGFLLWCVLRSETDIDVRLEKQLYEHLPGLLSDEEEEEDEEQVNKSS; encoded by the exons ATGTCTTCAGCAGCAGGACGAGTTCTCTCCGGTGTGACACGCGTGTTTCTCAGCCACAGTTCCGGTGTGAG ATTGAACAGTGTGCGGTCAGTAGCTCTGAGCTCCCCGAGGCCAGCCAAAACAAAGACACCTAcagatgaagacgaggaggtGAAAAATGAGCCTATCAAGTTCTCTACCAGTAAAGCCAGTCACAGGACCTGGAAGGTCGACCGCGGCCTGGGCAGTCAGTATGAGCGGCCCTGGTGGAAAGTCCTTCCCGTCAGCCTGGTTTTAACCGGCTTCCTCCTGTGGTGTGTTTTGAGGTCGGAGACGGACATTGATGTACGGTTGGAGAAGCAGCTGTATGAGCACCTACCTGGTTTGCTttcagatgaggaggaggaggaggatgaggagcaagTCAATAAATCAAGTTAA